In Aureibaculum algae, the following are encoded in one genomic region:
- a CDS encoding THUMP domain-containing class I SAM-dependent RNA methyltransferase: MNENFKMLAKTLFGFEEILAKELRNLGAMDVKIGIRNVTFSGDKGFMYKANLALRTAVRILKPIRQFKVNNEHDLYDQIQTIKWDNYINVNGTFAVDAVANADNFTNSHYVSLKTKDAIVDYFRDKVGSRPNIDLDHPDLQINIHIHNRDCTVSLDSSGDSLHKRGYRSATNIAPINEVLAAGLVLMSGYDGTQHFIDPMCGSGTILIEAAMIANNIPANINRREFGFEKWSDFDPDLFDVIRNSLLKKTRESTAKIIGYDKSPSAIYKAQDNIENANLEEFITIEEQNFFRTEKEIEGKTIVLFNPPYGERLEIDVPVFYKEIGNTLKRGYPGTNAWLITSDFENGLKSVGLRTSKKIKVFNGKLDCRLVMYEMYEGSKKGKYMKD; the protein is encoded by the coding sequence ATGAACGAAAATTTTAAAATGTTAGCCAAAACCTTATTTGGCTTTGAAGAAATACTTGCAAAAGAGTTGCGTAACCTTGGTGCAATGGACGTCAAAATAGGCATACGAAACGTTACTTTTTCTGGTGATAAAGGTTTTATGTATAAGGCAAATTTGGCATTAAGAACCGCAGTAAGAATCTTAAAACCAATACGACAGTTTAAAGTTAATAATGAACACGATTTATATGATCAAATACAAACCATAAAATGGGATAATTATATTAACGTGAATGGTACTTTTGCAGTTGATGCAGTTGCCAATGCTGATAATTTCACCAATTCACATTATGTTTCTTTAAAAACAAAAGATGCAATTGTTGATTATTTTAGAGATAAAGTCGGATCACGTCCCAATATAGATTTAGATCATCCAGATTTACAGATTAATATTCATATTCACAATAGAGATTGTACCGTCTCATTAGACAGCTCTGGAGATTCATTACATAAAAGAGGTTACAGAAGTGCTACAAACATTGCTCCAATAAATGAAGTCTTAGCTGCAGGCTTAGTATTAATGTCAGGTTATGATGGTACACAACATTTTATTGACCCCATGTGTGGTAGTGGTACTATTTTAATTGAAGCAGCGATGATTGCGAATAATATTCCGGCAAACATTAACCGAAGAGAATTTGGCTTTGAAAAATGGAGCGACTTTGACCCTGATTTGTTCGATGTTATTCGGAATTCGTTACTTAAAAAAACGCGAGAATCTACAGCAAAAATTATTGGTTATGATAAATCTCCATCCGCTATATACAAGGCTCAAGACAATATTGAAAATGCCAATTTAGAGGAGTTTATCACCATAGAAGAACAAAATTTCTTTAGAACAGAAAAAGAAATAGAAGGAAAAACCATTGTCTTATTTAATCCACCATATGGTGAACGTTTAGAAATTGATGTCCCAGTATTCTATAAAGAAATTGGAAATACATTGAAACGAGGTTACCCTGGTACAAATGCATGGCTCATTACTTCTGATTTTGAAAATGGATTAAAAAGTGTAGGATTAAGAACCTCTA